One Panicum virgatum strain AP13 chromosome 3N, P.virgatum_v5, whole genome shotgun sequence DNA segment encodes these proteins:
- the LOC120663618 gene encoding cationic amino acid transporter 6, chloroplastic-like: MDDKGALPPSGGTGHGGAMSAGAGGSFASLRAYGRALAQTPRRVARRACAATAPGEEMSRVRARSGAHMARALRWWDLVGLGLGGMVGAGVFVTTGRATRLYAGPGVVVSYAIAGLCALLSAFCYTEFAVDMPVAGGAFSYLRVTFGEFAAFLTGANLIMEYVFSNAAVARSFTAYLGTAVGVDAPSKWRIPVPGLPEGFNQVDLVAVGVILLISVCICYSTKESSLVNMVLTAVHVAFILFIIVIGFVHGDARNLTHPADPSQNPGGFFPHGAMGVFNGAAMVYLSYIGYDAVSTMAEEVERPARDIPIGVSGSVVVVTVLYCLMAASMSMLLPYDAIDPEAPFSGAFRGRKGMAWVSNVIGAGASLGILTSLMVAMLGQARYLCVIGRSGVMPAWLARVNPRTATPVNASAFLGLFTAALALFTELDILLNLVCIGTLFVFYMVANAVVYRRYVGAGEFGRAWPTLAFLAALSLVALSFTLVWKLAPAERGVRTGLLAACAALAVATVAAFQALVPQAHAPELWGVPGMPWVPAASVFLNVFLLGSLDRPSYVRFGFFSAAALLVYVLYSVHASYDAEESGLDGAGAKVQDEACTV, from the exons ATGGACGACAAGGGCGCGCTGCCGCCGTCTGGCGGCACCGGCCATGGCGGGGCGatgagcgccggcgccggcgggtcgTTCGCGAGCCTCCGCGCGTACGGCCGCGCGCTGGCGCAGACACCCcggcgcgtggcgcggcgggcgtgcgcggcgacggcgcccgGGGAGGAGATGAGCCGGGTGCGGGCGCGGTCGGGCGCGCACATGGCGCGCGCGCTGCGGTGGTGGGACCTCGTCGGGCTGGGCCTGGGCGGCATGGTGGGGGCCGGGGTCTTCGTCACCACGGGCCGCGCCACCAGGCTCTACGCGGGGCCCGGGGTCGTCGTGTCCTACGCCATTGCCGGCCTCTGCGCGCTGCTCTCCGCCTTCTGCTACACCGAGTTCGCCGTCGACATGCCCGTCGCCGGCGGAGCCTTCAGCTACCTCCGCGTCACCTTCG GGGAGTTCGCGGCGTTCCTGACGGGGGCGAACCTGATCATGGAGTACGTCTTCTCcaacgccgccgtggcgcgAAGCTTCACGGCGTACCTGGGCACGGCGGTCGGCGTCGACGCGCCCAGCAAGTGGCGGATCCCCGTGCCGGGCCTGCCGGAGGGGTTCAACCAGGTGGacctcgtcgccgtcggcgtCATCCTCCTCATCTCCGTATGCATCTGCTACAG CACCAAGGAGAGCTCGTTGGTGAACATGGTCCTGACGGCGGTGCACGTGGCGTTCATCCTGTTCATCATCGTCATCGGGTTCGTGCACGGCGACGCGCGGAACCTGACGCACCCCGCCGACCCGTCCCAGAACCCCGGCGGCTTCTTCCCGCACGGCGCCATGGGCGTGTTCAACGGCGCGGCCATGGTGTACCTGAGCTACATCGGGTACGACGCCGTGTCCACcatggcggaggaggtggagcggCCCGCACGCGACATCCCCATCGGCGTCTCGGgctccgtcgtcgtcgtcaccgtGCTCTACTGCCTCATGGCCGCCTCCATGTCCATGCTCCTTCCCTACGACGCG ATTGACCCGGAGGCGCCGTTCTCGGGAGCGTTCAGGGGGCGGAAGGGGATGGCGTGGGTGTCCAACGTGATCGGCGCCGGCGCTAGCCTCGGCATCCTGACGTCGCTGATGGTGGCGATGCTCGGGCAGGCGCGGTACCTCTGCGTCATCGGCCGCTCCGGCGTCATGCCGGCCTGGCTCGCCAGGGTGAACCcccgcaccgccacccccgtcaaCGCCTCCGCCTTCCTCG GCCTCTTCACGGCGGCCCTGGCGCTGTTCACGGAGCTGGACATCCTGCTCAACCTCGTCTGCATCGGCACGCTCTTCGTCTTCTACATGGTGGCCAACGCCGTCGTGTACCGCCGCTacgtcggcgccggcgagttTGGGCGCGCCTGGCCGACGCTCGCGTTCCTCGCCGCTTTGTCCCTCGTCGCGCTCTCCTTCACGCTGGTCTGGAAGCTGGCCCCGGCCGAGCGCGGCGTGCGGACGGGCCTCCTCGCCGCGTGCGCGGCGCTCGCGGTCGCCACGGTCGCCGCGTTCCAGGCGCTGGTGCCGCAGGCGCACGCGCCCGAGCTGTGGGGCGTGCCCGGGATGCCGTGGGTGCCCGCGGCGTCCGTGTTTCTCAACGTCTTCCTGCTGGGCTCGCTGGACCGGCCCTCCTACGTCCGGTTCGGCTTCTTCTCGGCCGCCGCGTTGCTGGTGTACGTGCTCTACAGCGTGCACGCCAGCTACGACGCCGAGGAGAGCGGTCTCGACGGCGCCGGGGCAAAGGTGCAGGATGAAGCGTGCACGGTGTAG
- the LOC120663619 gene encoding pentatricopeptide repeat-containing protein At5g04780, mitochondrial-like: MGIWFNRHATSQCGRSLISVCLGLHFRARSFCNKLNNGIALKDKRLVRFDRNLIDMFALHVLLQQCAKRRCLLIGKGCHGLAVHLGLETDTTTCNILINLYTKCGMNDCARRVFDTMPFRSIVSWNTMIAGYTCNGNDLQALKLFSKMHEEGIQMSEFTLSSTLCACAAKFATVECKQLHTIAIKLALDSNSFVGTAVLDVYAKCNMINDACLVFEKIPEKTAVTWSTFIAGLVQNGLHEDALCLFQRSLREGAQFSEFTLSAILSTCASLALMIEGIQLHSVTFKYGFHGNFFVASSLVDVYASCGKIEEAYLIFYDMKHKNVVLWNAMITSFTRHGNFWEAMILFEKMQQAGISPNEVTYVSMLSVCSHAGLVEKARCYFSLLISDQTVEPNALHYSCMVDVLGRSGRTDEAWELIQQMPFEPTTSMWGSLLGSCRKYRNIGLAKLAAEQLFKLEPQNGGNHALLSDVYAASGNWENAVLARKYLNDSGAKKDMGSSWIYAAHIFGCEQKEELFVQTAIP, encoded by the coding sequence ATGGGCATTTGGTTTAACCGTCATGCTACAAGTCAGTGTGGCAGATCTCTTATTTCTGTATGCTTGGGACTTCATTTTCGTGCTCGATCTTTTTGTAACAAGCTCAACAATGGAATTGCCCTAAAGGATAAAAGGCTTGTTAGGTTTGACAGGAATTTGATTGACATGTTTGCACTACATGTACTTTTGCAACAATGTGCGAAGAGGAGGTGCCTCTTGATTGGGAAAGGCTGCCATGGTTTAGCCGTCCATTTAGGTCTGGAAACTGATACTACCACGTGCAATATTCTGATCAACTTGTACACAAAATGTGGCATGAATGATTGTGCCCGTCGTGTTTTTGATACAATGCCTTTCAGAAGCATAGTCTCATGGAATACCATGATTGCTGGGTATACTTGCAATGGAAATGATTTACAAGCTCTGAAGCTTTTTTCAAAGATGCATGAAGAAGGGATACAGATGAGTGAATTTACCTTATCCAGCACCCTCTGTGCATGTGCTGCAAAATTTGCTACCGTAGAATGCAAACAATTGCACACTATTGCCATCAAGCTAGCATTGGACTCCAATAGTTTTGTTGGAACTGCAGTTCTTGATGTTTATGCAAAGTGTAATATGATTAATGATGCATGCTTGGTTTTTGAGAAAATTCCTGAGAAAACTGCAGTTACATGGAGTACATTCATTGCAGGACTCGTGCAAAATGGTCTTCATGAAGATGCATTGTGTTTATTCCAGAGGTCACTAAGGGAAGGAGCACAATTTTCTGAATTCACTCTTTCTGCTATACTCAGTACATGTGCAAGCCTAGCATTGATGATTGAAGGAATACAGCTTCATTCAGTTACTTTCAAGTATGGTTTTCATGGTAATTTTTTTGTGGCATCATCTCTCGTGGATGTCTATGCAAGTTGTGGGAAGATTGAGGAAGCCTATCTAATATTTTATGATATGAAACACAAGAATGTAGTTCTGTGGAATGCAATGATTACTAGTTTTACTAGGCATGGCAATTTTTGGGAAGCAATGATTCTGTTTGAGAAAATGCAGCAGGCAGGGATATCTCCAAATGAAGTTACTTATGTCTCCATGTTGTCAGTGTGTAGTCATGCAGGTTTAGTTGAAAAGGCCCGCTGCTACTTCAGCCTGCTAATATCTGATCAGACTGTCGAACCTAATGCCCTTCACTATTCTTGCATGGTAGATGTTTTGGGGCGATCTGGGAGGACTGATGAGGCTTGGGAACTGATTCAACAAATGCCATTTGAGCCAACTACTTCTATGTGGGGATCTTTGCTTGGATCATGCCGTAAGTACAGAAATATTGGATTAGCCAAACTAGCAGCTGAACAGCTTTTCAAACTGGAACCACAAAATGGAGGGAACCATGCTTTGCTTTCAGATGTATATGCGGCCAGTGGAAACTGGGAGAATGCTGTGTTGGCAAGGAAATACCTGAATGATAGTGGCGCAAAGAAAGACATGGGGTCAAGTTGGATCTATGCAGCTCATATTTTTGGTTGTGAACAAAAAGAGGAGCTGTTTGTGCAGACTGCCATTCCTTAA
- the LOC120663620 gene encoding B3 domain-containing protein Os11g0156000-like isoform X2 has translation MAMHHLAQGHPHAWPWGVTMYTNLHYHQHQYEREHLFEKPLTPSDVGKLNRLVIPKQHAERYFPLGSAGGVGGGDGSEKGLLLAFEDEAGKPWRFRYSYWTSSQSYVLTKGWSRYVKEKRLDAGDVVCFERVRGGLGVGDRLFIGCRRRGESAAPTPTPPPPVRAPAPALNPGEQQPWSPMCYSTSGSSYPTSPASPYAYHSDMAHAGEADAKSSGTPTAPSRKLRLFGVNLDCGPEPEPEAEAATAMYGYLHQSPYAAVSTVPNYWGSS, from the exons ATGGCCATGCACCATCTTGCCCAGGGGCACCCCCATGCGTGGCCGTGGGGGGTGACCATGTACACCAACCTGCACTACCACCAGCACCAGTACGAGAGGGAGCACCTGTTCGAGAAGCCTCTGACGCCCAGCGACGTGGGCAAGCTCAACAGGCTGGTGATCCCCAAGCAGCACGCGGAGAGGTATTTCCCCCTTGGCAGCGCTggtggggtcggcggcggcgatggcagcGAGAAGGGCTTGCTGCTGGCCTTCGAGGACGAGGCCGGCAAGCCGTGGAGGTTCCGGTACTCGTACTGGACCAGCAGCCAGAGCTACGTGCTCACAAAGGGCTGGAGCCGGTACGTGAAGGAGAAGCGCCTCGACGCCGGTGACGTCGTGTGCTTCGAGCGGGTGCGCGGCGGCCTTGGTGTCGGCGACCGCCTCTTCATCGGCTGCAGGCGCCGTGGCGAGAGCGCAGCACCAACGCCGACGCCTCCACCGCCCGTGCGCGCCCCGGCACCTGCTCTGAACCCCGGCGAGCAGCAACCTTGGAGCCCGATGTGCTACAGCACGTCGGGATCGTCGTACCCAACCAGCCCGGCCAGCCCCTACGCCTACCATAGCGACATGGCACACGCAG GCGAGGCGGACGCCAAGAGCAGCGGCACGCCTACAGCACCGTCGAGGAAGCTCCGGCTGTTCGGCGTGAACCTCGACTGTGGCCCAGAGCCAgagccggaggcggaggcggcgacggcaatGTACGGCTATTTGCACCAGAGCCCTTACGCTGCAGTGTCCACAGTGCCAAATTACTG GGGCAGTTCATAG
- the LOC120663620 gene encoding B3 domain-containing protein Os11g0156000-like isoform X1, translated as MAMHHLAQGHPHAWPWGVTMYTNLHYHQHQYEREHLFEKPLTPSDVGKLNRLVIPKQHAERYFPLGSAGGVGGGDGSEKGLLLAFEDEAGKPWRFRYSYWTSSQSYVLTKGWSRYVKEKRLDAGDVVCFERVRGGLGVGDRLFIGCRRRGESAAPTPTPPPPVRAPAPALNPGEQQPWSPMCYSTSGSSYPTSPASPYAYHSDMAHAGEADAKSSGTPTAPSRKLRLFGVNLDCGPEPEPEAEAATAMYGYLHQSPYAAVSTVPNYWLVLQISPSFSYCIIPETGRINRNQLPPLSLLKLIIK; from the exons ATGGCCATGCACCATCTTGCCCAGGGGCACCCCCATGCGTGGCCGTGGGGGGTGACCATGTACACCAACCTGCACTACCACCAGCACCAGTACGAGAGGGAGCACCTGTTCGAGAAGCCTCTGACGCCCAGCGACGTGGGCAAGCTCAACAGGCTGGTGATCCCCAAGCAGCACGCGGAGAGGTATTTCCCCCTTGGCAGCGCTggtggggtcggcggcggcgatggcagcGAGAAGGGCTTGCTGCTGGCCTTCGAGGACGAGGCCGGCAAGCCGTGGAGGTTCCGGTACTCGTACTGGACCAGCAGCCAGAGCTACGTGCTCACAAAGGGCTGGAGCCGGTACGTGAAGGAGAAGCGCCTCGACGCCGGTGACGTCGTGTGCTTCGAGCGGGTGCGCGGCGGCCTTGGTGTCGGCGACCGCCTCTTCATCGGCTGCAGGCGCCGTGGCGAGAGCGCAGCACCAACGCCGACGCCTCCACCGCCCGTGCGCGCCCCGGCACCTGCTCTGAACCCCGGCGAGCAGCAACCTTGGAGCCCGATGTGCTACAGCACGTCGGGATCGTCGTACCCAACCAGCCCGGCCAGCCCCTACGCCTACCATAGCGACATGGCACACGCAG GCGAGGCGGACGCCAAGAGCAGCGGCACGCCTACAGCACCGTCGAGGAAGCTCCGGCTGTTCGGCGTGAACCTCGACTGTGGCCCAGAGCCAgagccggaggcggaggcggcgacggcaatGTACGGCTATTTGCACCAGAGCCCTTACGCTGCAGTGTCCACAGTGCCAAATTACTGGTTAGTGCTACAAATATCGCCGAGTTTCAGTTATTGCATCATACCTGAAACTGGTAGAATCAATCGAAATCAACTACCACCACTttccttgctcaaattaataaTTAAGTGA